In the Plantibacter sp. Leaf314 genome, GTCCTCGAGACCAAGCTCCCCGACATCACCGAGTTCGCCCGCACCTACCTCGGTGTCGACCCGGTGACCGAGCCGGTGCCGGTCATGCCGACCGCGCACTACGCGATGGGCGGCATCCCGACGAACGTCAAGGCCGAGGTGCTGAGCGACAACAACACCGTCGTCCCCGGCCTCTACGCCGCCGGCGAGTGCGCCTGCGTGTCCGTTCACGGCTCCAACCGCCTCGGCACGAACTCGCTGCTCGACATCAACGTGTTCGGGAAGCGCGCCGGCAACAACGCGGTCGAGTACGTCCAGAACATCGACTTCACCCCGCTGCCCGAGAACCCGGCCGGCTTCGTCGCCGGTCTCGTCGAGCAGATGCGGAACTCCAACGGCACCGAGCGGATCTCGACGATCCGCAAGGAGCTCCAGGAGGAGATGGACCGCAACGCGCAGGTGTTCCGCACCGACGAGTCGCTCGCCGGGGTCACCGCGACCATCCACAACCTGCGCGAGCGGTACCAGAACATCGCCGTCCAGGACAAGGGCAAGCGGTTCAACACCGACCTCCTCGAGGCGATCGAGCTCGGCTTCCTGCTCGACCTCGCCGAGGTCGTCGTGTACTCCGCGCGGAACCGCAAGGAGAGTCGCGGCGGCCACATGCGCGACGACTTCCCGAAGCGCGACGACGAGAACTACATGCAGCACACGATGGCGTACCTGTCGGGCGACCCGCACTCGTCCGACGCCGCCGACCACATCCGGCTCGACTGGAAGCCTGTGGTCATCACGCGGTACCAGCCGATGGAGAGGAAGTACTAGCGATGAGCACTGCAACGCTCGAGAACCCGCCGGCCGCGGCCCCCGAGGAGATCCAGTCCTTCACGGTCACCCTGATCATCCGTCGGTTCGACCCGGACGTGGACGCCGAGCCGCGCTGGGAGGACTTCGACGTCGAGATGTTCCCGACGGACCGGATCCTGGACGCGCTGCACAAGATCAAGTGGGAGCAGGACGGCACGCTCACCTTCCGTCGTTCGTGCGCCCACGGCATCTGCGGCTCCGACGCCATGCGGATCAACGGCCGCAACCGACTCGCCTGCAAGACGCTGATCAAGGACCTCGACATCTCGAAGCCGATCTACGTCGAGGCGATCAAGGGACTGCCGCTCGAGAAGGACCTCGTCGTCGACATGGACCCCTTCTTCGCGTCGTTCCGCGAGGTGCAGCCGTTCCTCATCCCGGGCAAGCCCGCGGAGAAGAACAAGGAGCGGGTGCAGTCGGTCGCCGAGCGTGCCCGGTTCGACGACACCACCAAGTGCATCCTCTGCGCCGCCTGCACCTCGTCGTGCCCGGTGTTCTGGACCGACGGCCAGTACTTCGGCCCGGCGGCGATCGTCAACGCGCACCGCTTCATCTTCGACTCGCGCGACGACGCCTCGCAGGTGCGCCTCGACATCCTCAACGACCAGGAGGGGGTGTGGCGTTGCCGCACCACCTTCAACTGCACCGAGGCCTGCCCTCGTGGCATCCAGGTGACCCAGGCGATCGCCGAGGTCAAGCAGGCCATGATCTCGGGCAAGGTCTCCTAGCCCGCACCCCGTTCGTCCGTCCGGCCCAGCGCATCGCGCTGGGCCGGACGTGTTCGTGCATGGCGACGTGTCGTCGAGCGAGTCAGGCCAGCGCGGCGGCTCTGGCTTCGGCCGGTGACGCGGCGCTCAACGCGTCCACGGCCATGGCGCGTGCGGCCTCGAGCGTGTAGCGCCGCAGTTCGGTGCGCACCTCGCCGAGCGCTGCAGGCGCGACCGACAGGCTCGTCGCCCCCAGCCCGACGAGCACGACCGCGAGCAGGGGGTCCGCAGCGGCCTCGCCGCACACCCCGATGGAGCGCCCCGAGGCGAGTCCGGCGTCGCCGACGAGTTTGACGAGACGCAGCACCGCCGGATGCCACGGGTCCTGGTACGAGCCGAGTGGTGCGGACAGGCGGTCGGCCGCGAGCGTGTACTGCGTGAGGTCGTTGGTCCCGATGCTCACGAAGTCGGCGACGCCGAGGATCTGCGCCGCCAGCAGCGCGCTCGACGGGACCTCGATCATCACCCCGACCGTCCGCAGCCCGAGACGCTTCGCGAGCGTGACGAACGCGGCCGCCTCGGGAAGGTCGGCCACCATCGGCGCCATCACCCAGAGCTCCGCATCCGAGGCGTCCTGCGCGAGGGCGAGCGCCGTCAACTGATCGCGGAGCACCCCCTCGCGGGCGCGCAGGGCCCGCAGCCCTCGGACGCCGAGCGCCGGGTTCGGTTCGACGCCGTCCGGGCCGAGGAAGGCGAGCGGTTTGTCGGCACCGGCGTCGAAGACCCGCACGATCACGCGCCTGCCGGGGAACGCGGCGAGCAGTTCGCCGTACCGCTGCGCCTGCTCGGCGACGCCCGGCGCCTCGGAACGGTCGAGGAAGAGGAGTTCGGTGCGGAACAGCCCGACCCCTTCGGCACCGAGGGCCAGCGCACCGGCCGCCGCGTCGACCGAGCCGAGGTTCGCGAGCAGCGGCACCGGTGTCCCGTCGGCGAGTTCTCCCGGTGACCGCGGCGAGACGCGCACCCGCGCCGCCGCGGTGGACCTGGCCGACCGCACCTCACGCGTGGTCGGCGAGCCGGTGACGACGCCCGCTCCGGCGTCGACGAGGAGGATCTCACCGTCCTCGAACTGTTCCGCCCCGGCGACGCCCACCACGGCGATGAGGGACTGCTCCCGCGCCAGGATGGCCGTGTGCGAGGTGGCCGATCCGCCACTGGTGACGAGCGCGAGGACCAGGTCGAGGTCGAGGAGCGCGGCATCGGCCGGCGCGAGGTCCGCCGCGACGAGGACGAACGGCTCGTCCGAATCCGGCGGGCCGGGGACGGGGCGACCGAGCAGCCGCGCGATGACGCGCTGCGACACGTCTCCGACATCGGTCGCCCGCGCCGCCATCGGCTCACCGAGGTTGAAAAGGACCTGCTGCACGGTCGCCAAGGCTTCGAAGACCGCGCGTTCGGCGGTCCGCCCGGCGGCGATCCGGGCCGCCACCTCCTCGGCGAGCGCCGGGTCGTCGGCCATGACCGCCTGCGCCTCGAGGACGTCCTGGGCGTGGCCCCCGGCCCGACGGGCTCTCGCTTCGAGCTCGGCCCGCGTGTCGATGAGCGCCTGGGCAGCCCTGGCCTGTTCCCGCCCGATGTCGCCGTGGAAGGGATCGGCGGACGGCTCGGCGAGTGGCTCCGGCATACGGAGCACCGGTCCGGCGACGACGCCGCGTCCGACTCCGGTCCCGGTGAAGGTGCGTCGCCCCTCCGCCTCGCGCATGGTTCGACCCTAGTGCACCGCCCGACGGCGACCAGGAGGCCGTCGGTGCCTGCCGACGGGCCGTCGTGCGGGCAGCCGACGAGGCGGTGCGGCCGCTTGTAGGCTGGCAGGGTGACCAGTCCGCGCGCCTCCACGAAGGACGCCACCGACGCTGACGGTCACGACGACGACGAGCGGACGCCACTCCCCCGCCGCACGCTCCAACAGACCCCGCCGCCACTCGTGTTCCAGTGGATCCAGCGGAGCGAGAACCCCCTCGTCCGCCGGCTGGCCCCGCCGGCGGCGCGCGCGGAACGCGCCACGACCTGGGTGATGCGGCTGAAACCGTACCGGGTCGTCCAGCGCTACCTCGACATGGACGGGAACCTGCTCGCCGCGGGCATCAGCTTCCAGGCCGTGTTCGCCGTGTTCGCCGCCGTGTACGTCGGCTTCGCGATCACCGGCATCTGGCTCGGGAACAACGCCGAGGTCTTCCAAGCCCTCGTGGAGATCATCAACCGCGCGGTCCCCGGACTCATCGGCAGGGACGGCGAGGGGATCATCGCCGAGGAACAGCTCTCGAGCGCCTCCCTCCTCGGCTGGACGGGCGTCATCGCCGCGGTCGGTCTCATCTGGACGGCGATCGGGTGGCTGTACTACACGCGGCAGGCCGTCAGATCGATCTTCGCGCTGCCGAAGGTCGCGGCGAGCTTCTTCCTGTTGAAGGTCGTCGACCTCGTCCTCGCCCTCGCCTTCGGCGTCCTGCTC is a window encoding:
- a CDS encoding succinate dehydrogenase iron-sulfur subunit, which encodes MSTATLENPPAAAPEEIQSFTVTLIIRRFDPDVDAEPRWEDFDVEMFPTDRILDALHKIKWEQDGTLTFRRSCAHGICGSDAMRINGRNRLACKTLIKDLDISKPIYVEAIKGLPLEKDLVVDMDPFFASFREVQPFLIPGKPAEKNKERVQSVAERARFDDTTKCILCAACTSSCPVFWTDGQYFGPAAIVNAHRFIFDSRDDASQVRLDILNDQEGVWRCRTTFNCTEACPRGIQVTQAIAEVKQAMISGKVS
- the ptsP gene encoding phosphoenolpyruvate--protein phosphotransferase, which gives rise to MREAEGRRTFTGTGVGRGVVAGPVLRMPEPLAEPSADPFHGDIGREQARAAQALIDTRAELEARARRAGGHAQDVLEAQAVMADDPALAEEVAARIAAGRTAERAVFEALATVQQVLFNLGEPMAARATDVGDVSQRVIARLLGRPVPGPPDSDEPFVLVAADLAPADAALLDLDLVLALVTSGGSATSHTAILAREQSLIAVVGVAGAEQFEDGEILLVDAGAGVVTGSPTTREVRSARSTAAARVRVSPRSPGELADGTPVPLLANLGSVDAAAGALALGAEGVGLFRTELLFLDRSEAPGVAEQAQRYGELLAAFPGRRVIVRVFDAGADKPLAFLGPDGVEPNPALGVRGLRALRAREGVLRDQLTALALAQDASDAELWVMAPMVADLPEAAAFVTLAKRLGLRTVGVMIEVPSSALLAAQILGVADFVSIGTNDLTQYTLAADRLSAPLGSYQDPWHPAVLRLVKLVGDAGLASGRSIGVCGEAAADPLLAVVLVGLGATSLSVAPAALGEVRTELRRYTLEAARAMAVDALSAASPAEARAAALA